One genomic segment of Intestinimonas butyriciproducens includes these proteins:
- a CDS encoding FAD-dependent oxidoreductase — MKYQKLFEPFSIGRMRLKNRIVMGPMGTSLCDERSTPTQRFIDYYEERAKGGAGLVIVEHAYPQKLGIKSERSAGLWDWDTLPAWKATVEAIHRHGAQAAIEIGHLGRCTDYPSSIGEKAMAPSAVRCPVAQVPTRAVGTEEIEAYKSDYLNAVRLARAAGFDAVELHFANGYFLAEWISGRSNKRTDRYGGTFDNRVRFALELTELVREEVGPDYPLLARFASREVNGGRGIEESRVFAKLLEEAGVNCLDINAGSPSEYDWEFPSYFQPQGFLLEDIERIRRSVSIPVIGGGRITEPQMAECALLDGRLDLVSINRGLIADPAWPAKVRSGREEQIRRCVGCTCCINEKERRKGIVCTVNPFVGRERELAIRRADAEKRILVVGGGPAGLQAAVVAARQGHRVSLVEQERQLGGMVRAAGVPPMKWDILSLIPALAAEAEALGVKIRTNCRVEPDRIAPGAYDLVVLATGQEPFFPCLWENDGSLRETTAVALLNGESWCGERVALIGGGMVGCECAEFLSEYGKKVTLFEMKEGLAQDAYWNIRDQLLQRMKKYEVRAVTGAAATAVRKRSIVCMENEAERSYGPFDTMVSAVGLREAATMEGRLRERGIRCVVIRQKEGASGIQRTLTAAVETMLALENEK, encoded by the coding sequence ATGAAATATCAAAAGCTGTTCGAGCCCTTTTCCATCGGCAGGATGCGCCTGAAGAACCGCATCGTGATGGGGCCCATGGGGACGAGCCTCTGCGACGAGAGGTCCACCCCCACACAGCGGTTCATCGACTACTATGAGGAGCGGGCAAAGGGCGGGGCCGGCCTGGTGATTGTGGAACACGCCTATCCGCAGAAGCTGGGCATCAAGTCCGAGCGCTCGGCGGGGCTCTGGGATTGGGACACGCTGCCCGCCTGGAAGGCGACGGTGGAGGCGATCCATCGCCACGGCGCACAGGCGGCGATCGAGATCGGCCACCTGGGCCGTTGCACGGACTATCCCAGCTCGATCGGAGAGAAGGCCATGGCGCCTTCCGCCGTGCGATGTCCGGTAGCACAGGTGCCCACCCGCGCCGTCGGGACAGAGGAGATCGAGGCGTACAAAAGCGACTACCTGAACGCGGTGCGGCTGGCCCGCGCAGCCGGATTCGACGCAGTGGAACTCCATTTCGCAAACGGATATTTTCTGGCGGAGTGGATCTCCGGACGCAGCAACAAGCGGACCGACCGCTACGGAGGCACCTTTGACAATCGGGTCCGCTTTGCCCTGGAGCTGACGGAGCTGGTGCGGGAAGAGGTGGGACCGGATTATCCGCTGCTGGCCCGGTTTGCCTCCCGGGAGGTAAACGGAGGGCGGGGGATCGAGGAGAGCCGGGTGTTTGCAAAGCTGCTGGAGGAGGCGGGCGTCAACTGCCTGGATATCAACGCCGGATCCCCCAGCGAGTACGATTGGGAGTTTCCCTCCTATTTCCAGCCGCAGGGCTTTCTGCTGGAGGATATTGAGCGGATTCGGCGGTCGGTGTCCATTCCCGTGATCGGCGGCGGGCGTATTACGGAGCCCCAAATGGCGGAATGCGCCCTCTTGGACGGCAGGCTGGACCTGGTCTCCATCAATCGCGGACTGATCGCGGACCCGGCATGGCCCGCCAAGGTCCGGAGCGGCCGGGAGGAGCAGATCCGGCGGTGCGTCGGCTGTACCTGCTGCATCAATGAGAAGGAGCGCCGGAAAGGGATCGTCTGTACTGTAAACCCGTTTGTGGGGCGGGAACGGGAGTTGGCCATACGCCGCGCCGATGCAGAGAAGAGAATCCTGGTGGTCGGCGGCGGTCCGGCCGGGCTCCAGGCCGCTGTCGTCGCGGCGCGGCAGGGGCACCGGGTCAGCCTGGTGGAACAGGAGAGACAACTGGGCGGCATGGTCCGGGCGGCCGGCGTGCCTCCGATGAAGTGGGATATCCTCAGTCTGATCCCGGCGCTGGCCGCCGAGGCGGAGGCGCTGGGAGTGAAGATCCGGACCAATTGCAGGGTGGAGCCGGATAGGATCGCCCCTGGAGCGTATGACCTTGTGGTGCTGGCCACGGGGCAGGAGCCGTTTTTCCCCTGCCTGTGGGAAAATGACGGTTCCCTGCGGGAGACGACAGCGGTCGCGCTCCTGAATGGGGAGAGCTGGTGCGGCGAGCGGGTCGCGCTGATCGGCGGGGGAATGGTGGGCTGCGAATGCGCCGAATTCCTTTCGGAATACGGGAAAAAGGTGACTCTGTTCGAGATGAAGGAAGGGCTGGCGCAGGATGCCTACTGGAATATCCGGGACCAATTGCTCCAGAGAATGAAAAAGTACGAGGTGCGGGCCGTCACAGGCGCCGCGGCGACCGCTGTGCGAAAAAGGTCCATCGTGTGCATGGAAAACGAGGCGGAACGGAGCTACGGGCCGTTTGATACCATGGTATCCGCAGTCGGCCTCCGGGAAGCGGCGACCATGGAGGGCCGGCTGAGAGAGCGGGGCATCCGATGCGTCGTCATCCGGCAAAAAGAGGGGGCCAGCGGAATCCAGCGGACCCTGACGGCGGCGGTGGAGACCATGCTGGCCCTGGAAAACGAAAAATAG
- a CDS encoding CaiB/BaiF CoA transferase family protein has translation MLKSDKRSEIPMADQRTKPLLGYKVIELSTFVAAPSCGRLLRDWGADVIKVESGKGDAWRYHGSTHRVTSTEEENPMFDLVNAGKKSVVVDLKSAEGKAVLYDLLSDADIFLTNTRAKSLRKLGLDYESLKERFPKLIYASVTGFGEEGPETDKPGFDLVAYWGNSGFLNDLSIDTGTSYPILAPTGIGDVTCGTALFGGICAALLGRERTGKGDYVTISLFGGAIWIMSFMYLRAQQRYGDPFPKHREETPPLTAPYRCKDGEWLMLSILEYERYFPALCKVLGVPELAEDPRFADKKAADQHRGELIRALEERFIREDFAYWNKALNESDIVNDRLRHFKDIVDSEQAWVNHYLTKVEFPDGGECVMPRPAVQSREMGVPELERGPLLGADTPEVLSERLGYSGEKIKALLESGAVQQHP, from the coding sequence ATGCTGAAATCGGATAAAAGGAGCGAGATTCCTATGGCGGACCAGCGGACAAAGCCCCTGTTGGGGTATAAGGTAATTGAGCTGTCGACGTTCGTGGCGGCGCCGTCCTGCGGGCGTCTGCTGCGGGACTGGGGTGCGGACGTGATCAAGGTGGAGTCGGGGAAGGGCGATGCGTGGCGGTACCACGGCTCAACGCACCGTGTGACGTCGACGGAGGAGGAAAACCCGATGTTCGACCTGGTGAACGCGGGGAAGAAGAGCGTGGTGGTGGATCTGAAGAGCGCGGAAGGGAAAGCGGTGCTGTATGATCTGCTGTCGGACGCGGACATCTTCCTGACGAACACGCGGGCGAAGTCACTCCGGAAGCTGGGGCTGGACTACGAGAGCCTGAAGGAGCGGTTTCCCAAGCTGATCTATGCGTCGGTGACAGGCTTCGGAGAAGAGGGCCCGGAGACGGACAAGCCGGGATTCGATCTGGTGGCGTACTGGGGGAACAGCGGATTCTTGAACGACCTGTCGATCGACACGGGGACGAGCTACCCGATCCTGGCGCCGACGGGGATCGGAGACGTGACGTGCGGAACGGCGCTGTTCGGGGGGATCTGTGCGGCGCTGCTGGGGCGTGAGCGGACGGGGAAGGGGGACTATGTGACGATATCCCTGTTCGGGGGAGCGATCTGGATCATGAGCTTCATGTACCTGCGGGCGCAGCAGCGATATGGGGATCCGTTTCCGAAGCACCGGGAGGAGACGCCTCCACTCACGGCGCCGTACCGGTGCAAGGACGGGGAGTGGCTGATGCTGTCGATATTGGAGTATGAGCGGTACTTCCCGGCGCTGTGCAAGGTGCTTGGGGTGCCGGAGCTGGCGGAGGACCCCCGGTTTGCGGACAAGAAGGCGGCGGACCAGCACCGCGGCGAGCTGATCCGGGCGCTGGAGGAGCGGTTCATCAGGGAGGACTTCGCGTACTGGAACAAGGCCTTGAACGAGAGCGACATCGTAAACGACCGCCTGCGGCACTTCAAGGACATCGTGGACAGCGAGCAGGCGTGGGTGAACCACTACTTGACGAAGGTGGAGTTCCCGGATGGCGGGGAGTGCGTGATGCCCCGTCCGGCGGTGCAGTCCCGTGAGATGGGGGTGCCGGAGCTGGAGCGTGGGCCGCTGCTGGGGGCGGACACGCCGGAAGTGCTGTCGGAGAGACTTGGTTACAGTGGGGAGAAGATCAAGGCGCTGCTGGAGAGCGGTGCGGTCCAGCAGCACCCGTAA
- a CDS encoding 3-hydroxyacyl-CoA dehydrogenase family protein: MKVSDVKKVCVAGGGQMGRQIALNAAIHGFDTYLTDAIADVLTAVDKWSAEYLEGRVAKGKLTAEQAADAKAKFHLASTLQEAAEGAQIVIEAILEDREVKTEFYRNLNEAAPKDCIIASNSSYMVSSLFKDLIDDPSRLANMHYFNPALAMKLVEVVKGEHTAQETADFLYDFAVANGKSPIRVNKEIRGFVVNRVLTAIRDEAYFLVEEGVCSPEDCDIGVKGGLNHPMGPFELLDLTGIDLNYLSMEDRMKAGEPKPHGYEIAKAKYEAHEWGRKTGKGFYDYSKK; encoded by the coding sequence ATGAAGGTTTCTGATGTGAAGAAAGTATGTGTGGCTGGGGGCGGCCAGATGGGGCGTCAGATCGCGCTGAACGCGGCGATCCACGGCTTTGACACCTATCTGACGGACGCCATTGCCGATGTGCTGACCGCGGTGGACAAGTGGAGCGCGGAGTATCTGGAAGGCCGCGTGGCTAAGGGCAAGCTGACCGCGGAGCAGGCGGCCGACGCCAAGGCGAAGTTCCATCTGGCATCCACCCTGCAGGAGGCCGCGGAGGGCGCTCAGATCGTCATCGAGGCCATCCTGGAGGACCGGGAGGTAAAAACGGAATTTTACCGGAACCTGAACGAGGCGGCGCCCAAGGACTGCATCATTGCCTCCAATTCCAGCTACATGGTCTCCTCCCTGTTCAAGGATCTGATCGACGACCCCAGCCGCCTGGCCAACATGCACTATTTCAATCCCGCCCTGGCCATGAAGCTGGTGGAGGTGGTGAAGGGGGAGCATACGGCGCAGGAGACCGCAGATTTCCTCTATGACTTCGCCGTGGCCAACGGCAAAAGTCCCATTCGGGTGAACAAGGAGATCCGGGGCTTTGTGGTCAACCGCGTTCTGACGGCCATCCGGGACGAGGCCTATTTCCTGGTGGAGGAGGGGGTGTGCTCTCCCGAGGACTGTGACATCGGCGTGAAGGGCGGCTTGAACCACCCCATGGGCCCCTTCGAGCTGCTGGACCTCACCGGCATCGATCTGAACTACCTGTCCATGGAGGACCGCATGAAGGCGGGTGAGCCCAAGCCCCACGGGTATGAGATCGCCAAGGCCAAGTACGAGGCCCACGAGTGGGGCCGCAAGACCGGCAAGGGCTTCTACGACTACTCCAAAAAGTAA
- a CDS encoding carbon-nitrogen hydrolase family protein has product MKHVMKISTVAFHAIWGKKELNLQRMLDYIELAAGEGSNLVVFPEMALTGYDDKKEQPKAEKMQVLQAETVPGPSSQRIAEAARKFGLYVAFGLPERDRWAPGAVYNSACVCGPEGILGVYRKIHLAYPEPHWAIRGRDPFLFQTPWGPIGVGICYDSYCFPELMRYYAAKGCRAYLNLSAHAKCHGTALGNASLVSASIVDRIYVVTSNLAGKDLFNVFWGGASIIGPSMNFWEAEYYAGYPFTDPRAIQNRMYTATVDLSLANLQIFGKNPTLGGASDFRPALYKAWMEELLEDPRYQEERK; this is encoded by the coding sequence ATGAAGCATGTGATGAAGATCTCCACCGTGGCCTTTCACGCCATCTGGGGAAAGAAAGAGCTCAACCTCCAGCGCATGCTGGACTATATCGAGCTGGCCGCCGGCGAGGGCTCCAACCTGGTGGTCTTTCCGGAGATGGCGTTGACCGGTTACGACGACAAGAAAGAGCAGCCCAAGGCGGAAAAAATGCAGGTTCTGCAGGCGGAGACTGTACCGGGGCCTTCCTCCCAGCGCATTGCCGAAGCGGCACGGAAATTCGGTCTCTATGTGGCCTTCGGTCTGCCGGAGCGGGATCGCTGGGCCCCCGGAGCGGTCTATAATTCCGCCTGTGTCTGCGGTCCGGAGGGAATTCTGGGCGTATACCGCAAGATCCATCTGGCCTACCCCGAGCCCCACTGGGCCATCCGCGGCAGGGACCCCTTCCTGTTCCAGACGCCCTGGGGCCCCATAGGGGTGGGGATCTGTTATGATTCCTACTGTTTTCCGGAGCTGATGCGCTACTACGCCGCCAAGGGCTGCCGGGCCTATCTGAACCTCTCCGCCCACGCCAAATGCCACGGCACAGCACTGGGGAATGCCTCGCTGGTCTCAGCCAGCATCGTAGACCGCATCTATGTGGTCACCTCGAATCTGGCGGGGAAGGATCTTTTCAATGTCTTCTGGGGCGGCGCCAGCATCATCGGCCCCAGTATGAATTTCTGGGAGGCCGAGTACTACGCGGGATATCCCTTCACCGATCCCAGAGCCATCCAGAACCGGATGTATACGGCCACGGTGGACCTGTCCCTGGCCAATCTGCAGATTTTCGGGAAAAATCCCACACTGGGCGGCGCTTCCGACTTCAGGCCCGCCCTGTACAAGGCCTGGATGGAGGAGCTGCTGGAGGACCCGCGCTACCAGGAGGAGCGGAAGTAG
- a CDS encoding gamma carbonic anhydrase family protein, with translation MSTLYPYKGYFPLVDPNTFLAPGARVIGDVTLAEGVSIWYNVVVRGDVNHIAIGKWSNIQDNTTVHADSGRSGLNARSGIPTIIGDNVTVGHNCILHACTIEDCCLIGMGAVILDGAYIGRGSVIGAGALVLKGTVIPPFSVVVGSPAKVIKTLDEGSLAERLDHTQHYYHLAMENKASLGL, from the coding sequence ATGAGCACGCTCTATCCTTATAAGGGGTATTTCCCCCTGGTCGATCCGAACACCTTTCTCGCCCCCGGCGCCAGAGTCATCGGCGACGTCACCCTGGCCGAGGGCGTGAGCATCTGGTACAACGTGGTGGTACGGGGCGACGTCAACCACATCGCCATCGGCAAGTGGAGCAACATCCAGGACAACACCACCGTACATGCCGACAGCGGGCGCAGCGGCCTGAACGCCCGAAGCGGCATCCCCACCATCATCGGCGACAACGTAACCGTGGGCCACAACTGCATCCTTCACGCCTGCACCATCGAGGACTGCTGCCTCATCGGGATGGGCGCCGTCATCCTGGACGGGGCCTATATCGGGCGGGGCTCTGTGATCGGGGCCGGGGCCCTGGTGCTCAAGGGCACGGTGATCCCCCCCTTCTCCGTGGTGGTGGGCTCTCCCGCCAAGGTCATCAAGACGCTGGACGAGGGCAGTCTGGCCGAGCGTCTGGACCACACCCAGCATTACTACCATCTGGCCATGGAAAACAAGGCGTCTCTGGGGCTGTGA